A region of the Zonotrichia leucophrys gambelii isolate GWCS_2022_RI unplaced genomic scaffold, RI_Zleu_2.0 Scaffold_142_116074, whole genome shotgun sequence genome:
cCAAAGGGAGCCCAAGCAGTGGCTCTGCGAGGGCCTTTgatggttttcagagcagggctggctggaaacccccctgcaggggcagctgagaGGGAGCCAGTCCGGAAATGCAGCAGTTAATAATTTTGTGCCTATGCCCAAGGGACTGAGAAAACCACAAAACTACTGCAAAGACCACAACAATCTGCTCAACAACCTGACTGAAACGctttttcttgaagaaaagctgcagacttctggaacctcatggaaaaaatatttgggttcAGGCTGTGGCCCCAAAATAAGAGGGAAAAGTGTGGAAATAttgagcaggggctgcacatGAGGGACTGGGGAACAAGGGTTTcacagcaggagaagggagtGCCAAGGCAGGGGAATTCAGGGCAGGCTGGAGTGGATTTACCAGGGAATCAAACCCTGAGGCACACATGGGCATTTCCACAGATTCCTGTGCACTGTTCCAAGGATGGACAGagcttcctcccttcctccatGGGAAGTCAATCAAGTTTCAGCGTGAGAATAAGCAAAATGGGGAGAGTTCCTAAAAATGGCCCAAGTAAAGGCTTCTTTAGGGGCTGGGTTGctgcccagcaggcagggaacaaTCCCAGGGAGCTGTTGGACACTCAGGGAGATTCCACATTCTCTGTTATCCACAAGCAAATGATGCTGTGGGATGCACCAATGGACTGCTAAAAGGAACGTAAAAGTCTAATTTCAttgggatttgtttgtgtttttattgtGAGGAACTTCTTGAGAAAGCAATGGATTCTATAAAGGAGAGCAATTTATACCTTGTCAGTTTGGTTTTCACtgagtttgttcttttttgggaaaataatggtgtgggaaagatttttgcttttattctatGGATGTATAATTTTGTCTGAAGCAATTGGACATCAAGTGTTGCCTGGGATTGCTGAGCCAGGAAATTGGAGGGACCCAGGAGTGTGTGGGGCCAGGGGCAAAGAGACTCCCAGGAAAGCCCTGGGGTGCCTCAgggtgggggctgtgctgggctctgggtcaccccaaaaatctgagGCAACCAGGGAAGGAGTTGagacccctgtgcctgcccagccactgcccacccctggcacccccattCCCCTGGGAACCCAACCATGGGACCCCCATTGCATTGGTCTCTCCTCCCTGGGTACCCCCATCCCAGGACTGCCAGTGCCCATCACCACCATTGccttgatcccatcccatgggctGCTTCTTCCCCCAGAACCCCTATTCCCGGGggtccccattttccccctgcacccccaacCCTGACACCCACATGCCATTACCCCAAGTCACTGGGGACGATATTCAGGTGATCCCTGAATCCCCCCAGGCATGGAGACCCCAATTCCCCTTGACCCCCATTCTCCTGGACACCCATCCTTGGTTCCCCACATCCCCTGAGTCTCCCAGTCCTGGCAACACCAtcccccacctgtccccagaCTATGCAGCCTTGTCCCCGGCTTGTCCTCGGCTTGTAGCCACCCTGCCCCCACCAAGGGCCACCTACACGTGGGGATGGACGTGACCTCgtttccttccccttcatccAAAGAGCTGCCACCCAGGGGAGCGGTGGCCACAGCAGcgagtgacagccagtgcacatggctggggacaccgggatggctGGGAAGGTGacgctgctcctgtggggtgagtgcccCAGGCACAGGCCTGACACCCCGGGGATGGGGAGGGTGAACAGGGGGGCTGTGGTGTCCCCTGAGGTCCTCAAGGCCAGAGGCCTtggatcccagtttggggtggctgtggggacaggaaaaGGGAACAGGAACAGGGAGCAGGAAGAGTGGAACTGGGATCTGGGGAAAGGGACAGGGGGATAGAGATGTGGGGACAAGAATGTGGCAGAAGGAActttggggctggggcagctgtgggaaCAAGGAtagggacacagggatgcagggacagggacaaggcaACAAGCACCATGCTGATGGACCATGGGGACAGGTGCCATTGGAATGGGACCATGGGTACAGAACCATGGGGATGTGGCTGTGGGGCTAGCGGGGCTGACCTGTGCCAGCACACGGTCCCCATGCCTGAGCATGGGTtggctgctgtgtccctgtccttctgtgccTCACCATTGCCCCCACTGAGACCTTCTGTGCTCCTGTGtagctgttcctgcagtgccacccccacGGAcccctgtcccttgtcccttcCAGTCCAGACCCTCGGCCTTGCTGGTGAGTCCTCAAGGGATGCCATGGCCTCACCCTTccgtccccagccccacactggccctggcaggctggtgtcccctgtcactcTCAGATGCCCagaccacccagctcctggtggagccCTCCTGGAGGCCggcagtgctgtgggaccgggtgacactgacctgccagggtttggggactgccagtgccaccacctGGTACAAGGACGGGCTGCGCTagtggcagcagggaaaggaccGCCTCATTGTCATCCTGAGTGGAACCTACGAGTGTGACAGACCTGGCAGTGGGCTCAGCCCCGCTGTGAAAGTCTCAGATGGTGAGGGGTGTTTGGTGTCCCCCACCTGGCACCCATGGGAACCCCAAAAGCTCTGGGTGGGCTCTGCTCCATGGCTCACTTTTTGTGTGACTGAagcctgtcccctgctctgaggacatcccagagcatcccagtgtGGGTGAACTCGTGTGGGTACTGGGGACCCCCAGTGTGCTTGGTGTGATCCAATGGGGATGTCCCTTTGACATGGGGACCCTTCAGATTGCTGAGATATGACAAGACTTCCCTGTCCCCCAGACTGGTTGGTGCTGCAGATGCCAGTGCAGGTGCTCTTGGagggggacacagtgacactgcgctgctggagctggcaagACAGCCCGATCACCTCAGTCTCCTTCTACCACGAGGAGGATGAACTGGAGGTGTTCCCTAATGGCActcagctgtccctgtcccatctgCAGCTGAACCACAGTGGCCGCTACAGCTGCAAGGGCCAGGTGGAAACCTGGGGTTGGAAGGAGTCAGcgatggtgacagtgacagttcAGGGTGAGCACCCCAGAGCCCCGCCCCAACAGTCCCAAAGCCCCTCCCCAGAGACTCAGGGCCACAAATCCCCCTCGCCTCTCCTGCCCTGATCTctcccctgtgctggtgctggggggtCCCCCCGAGCCCACCCAGGGGTCCCCCCTgactctcagctgcctcagcacccccagccccctctgGACACGCAGCCCTCTCCTGCACGGGATCTACCGGGATGGGCAGGTGTTGGGGGGCCCACAGGGGTCCATGCAGCTGCCGGTGCCCGCCGTGGGGGTCTCCCCCTATGGGAATTACAGCTGCGAGGCGCACTCCGAGGGTGGGGCTGTGCAAAAGAGCAGCGCCTGGCTCTGCATCACGGTGCACAGTGAGTGTGTGGATGGGCACGGGGAGCCCCCAGAGACGCCCCGAGTGCCCTGGCTGGGGACCTCCAGGTTTCCCTGACACCTTTCTTGTGTCTCCCCACCCCTTGGGTGTCCTTCACCCCTCCCTGATGTGACCCCATCCCCAAGATCCCCCATCACACCCATCCCCTTGTCCCTATGCCCCCATACCAGgtgccagctcctccctgtggcctcagccctgtgtccccacagtgcccatggccaatgccaccatcacccctGGTCCCCTGTCACatcaggtgtgtgcaggtgatAACAtgaccctgctctgctcagtgcaggtgggctcagcccctgtcaccttcacctggctgcacaaTGGGCAGGAAGTGGCCCGgggtcccctcctggagctcagggacatcGATGTGGGACATTCGGGAACCTACTAGTGCGTGGCCAccaaccagctgggacaggacggGCACCACGTGTTCCGggcacccagcccagagctggccctggaggtgacacctgGCTCACCCTGGGTCACAGGTGGGGTCACACAAGGTCACCAGGGAGTGCAGGTGATGGGTGACCCTGATGTGTCCCCTCTGTTTcttgcagtggctgcagggctcATTGGGCCCcttttgttcctgctcctgctcgtGGCTGTCATTGTGGCCTGGCACCGGAGGCACGGTGTGGGTGGGTGACAATGAGGGGCACAGGGGTCATGGAGAGGGGTGTCAAGGGCCCCAGAGAAGAGGGGCCATAgggctgcacccac
Encoded here:
- the LOC135460981 gene encoding LOW QUALITY PROTEIN: low affinity immunoglobulin gamma Fc region receptor II-like (The sequence of the model RefSeq protein was modified relative to this genomic sequence to represent the inferred CDS: substituted 1 base at 1 genomic stop codon), whose protein sequence is MEILGNVSTGMGIPGKSCHPGERWPQQRVTASAHGWGHRDGWEVQTLGLADAQTTQLLVEPSWRPAVLWDRVTLTCQGLGTASATTWYKDGLRXWQQGKDRLIVILSGTYECDRPGSGLSPAVKVSDDWLVLQMPVQVLLEGDTVTLRCWSWQDSPITSVSFYHEEDELEVFPNGTQLSLSHLQLNHSGRYSCKGQVETWGWKELRATNPPRLSCPDLSPVLVLGGPPEPTQGSPLTLSCLSTPSPLWTRSPLLHGIYRDGQVLGGPQGSMQLPVPAVGVSPYGNYSCEAHSEGGAVQKSSAWLCITVHMAAGLIGPLLFLLLLVAVIVAWHRRHGVDARKHQE